The Prunus persica cultivar Lovell chromosome G8, Prunus_persica_NCBIv2, whole genome shotgun sequence genome includes a region encoding these proteins:
- the LOC18769002 gene encoding ribonuclease S-2 yields MKFLETIVFMVLGIALSFNIGGNMSCNAPGQYDYFQFVQESPFLFCKNINGKGCNILPLPRIFTIHGLWPSNFTHRHKPCINEASNDELRADLELSWRSFISGRSNMDFWEYEYNKHGKCSDDKFSQTQYFDRARSLWKQYKPHALFSNRSLEPGKSYSFTGLEQAIRSFIGGSRPLLLCEQSKRKKNKKKTK; encoded by the exons ATGAAATTCTTGGAGACCATAGTTTTCATGGTTTTAGGTATTGCTCTTTCCTTCAACATTGGGGGAAACATGAGCTGCAATGCTCCTGGACAGTATGACTACTTCCAGTTTGTTCAGGAGTCTCCTTTTCTATTTTGCAAAAATATTAATGGAAAGGGATGCAACATCCTACCTCTGCCACGGATATTTACTATTCATGGCTTGTGGCCAAGCAACTTCACACATCGTCATAAACCTTGC ATAAATGAAGCCTCCAATGATGAATTGCGAGCTGATCTGGAGTTGTCATGGCGAAGCTTCATCAGTGGGCGGTCAAATATGGACTTCTGGGAATATGAATACAACAAACACGGCAAGTGCTCCGACGACAAGTTTTCGCAGACGCAATACTTCGACCGTGCCAGGAGTTTGTGGAAGCAATACAAACCTCATGCTCTATTTTCTAATCGCTCGCTTGAACCAGGCAAGTCATATAGTTTTACTGGCCTTGAACAAGCCATCCGATCATTTATAGGCGGGAGCAGACCTCTTCTCCTTTGCGAGCAATctaagaggaagaagaacaagaagaagacaaaataa